One window from the genome of Longimicrobiales bacterium encodes:
- a CDS encoding peroxidase-related enzyme (This protein belongs to a clade of uncharacterized proteins related to peroxidases such as the alkylhydroperoxidase AhpD.), translating to MAFIPYVPHEEADGLLAELYDRYGGEAIDNILRIHSLNPRSMRDHVELYSHLMRGRSPLSREQREMLAVTTSALNDCFYUINHHGAGLRKLLGSKEIPRALARDFRSAPVSAPDAVMLAYAEKLTLRPHAVCKADIDQLREVGFSDAAVLDICQVVSYYNYVNRLADGLGVELESGWTPEDMTITREEFDVILVARHSKRPSP from the coding sequence ATGGCGTTCATCCCATACGTCCCACACGAGGAGGCTGACGGCCTGTTGGCCGAGCTGTACGATCGGTACGGCGGAGAGGCCATCGACAACATTCTCAGGATCCACTCTCTGAACCCCCGTTCGATGCGGGATCACGTGGAGCTGTACTCACACCTCATGCGGGGCCGCTCACCTTTGAGCCGTGAGCAGAGGGAGATGTTGGCAGTCACCACATCTGCTTTGAACGACTGCTTCTACTGAATCAATCACCACGGGGCGGGTCTCCGTAAGTTGCTGGGTTCAAAAGAAATTCCCCGGGCTCTCGCACGTGACTTTCGGTCCGCACCTGTCTCGGCGCCGGACGCAGTCATGCTGGCGTACGCCGAGAAGTTGACCCTGCGACCCCATGCGGTGTGCAAAGCCGATATCGACCAGCTCCGGGAGGTAGGATTCTCGGACGCCGCTGTGCTCGATATTTGTCAGGTGGTATCGTACTACAACTACGTAAACCGACTCGCGGATGGCCTCGGTGTCGAACTCGAATCGGGTTGGACCCCTGAAGACATGACC
- a CDS encoding NAD-binding protein: protein MSITVVGTIGFRLIDPAAGWVRSFFMTTITLTTVGHGHEAALDSNAALIFTAVLILVGMGGALYFVSTATAFVVEGQLGHVFQRRRMGREFSEIRDHLIGCGSGSTAVYAVSELESVKRRVVFVIRDQAAAGAAKVSLPDVPIILGDPTDDDILRTAGVERAAGIVACTDSDNENVVVTLTARQLNPNIRIVSRVDDIEHESKIRKVGADAVVSPNYIGGLRAAADQ from the coding sequence ATGAGTATCACTGTTGTCGGAACGATAGGCTTCCGTCTGATCGATCCCGCAGCTGGATGGGTTCGGTCGTTCTTCATGACCACGATCACGCTCACGACTGTCGGCCATGGGCACGAGGCCGCCCTCGACAGTAACGCGGCTTTGATCTTCACAGCGGTGCTCATCTTGGTGGGAATGGGTGGGGCGCTCTATTTCGTATCTACGGCCACTGCCTTCGTTGTTGAGGGCCAGCTCGGCCACGTATTTCAGAGAAGACGTATGGGACGAGAGTTCTCGGAGATCCGAGACCATCTGATCGGGTGCGGATCGGGGTCGACCGCCGTTTACGCCGTTTCTGAGCTCGAGTCGGTTAAGCGCCGGGTGGTATTCGTCATCAGAGATCAAGCGGCCGCCGGGGCCGCGAAGGTGAGTCTCCCCGATGTGCCGATTATTCTCGGCGATCCGACAGACGACGACATCCTGCGCACCGCAGGAGTAGAGCGGGCCGCTGGCATCGTGGCCTGCACCGATTCCGACAATGAGAACGTGGTCGTCACGCTTACGGCCCGTCAGCTCAACCCGAACATCCGCATCGTGTCTCGGGTCGACGATATCGAGCACGAGTCGAAGATCCGTAAGGTCGGAGCCGACGCCGTCGTCTCGCCGAATTATATCGGTGGCCTGAGGGCGGCGGCAGACCAGTGA